From the genome of Impatiens glandulifera chromosome 9, dImpGla2.1, whole genome shotgun sequence, one region includes:
- the LOC124916537 gene encoding trihelix transcription factor ASIL2-like: MGDNEDDDDARYPPRQYSTNHQSAYQSSSRPHPSNRNPTYVNGGYRDEDEYELEEEDEGLNTEPDDQEDEDDYDDGAGNGYNKRKKRKLESLVSNYEFVARKPPQNVRNPTGDWTEQSTLELLEAWGERFLELGRKSLRSEDWQELAEKVSDSSKVDWTETQCRNRLDTLKKRYRKEKAKMEGNNSQWILFKKMDMLLNPSAMQQGGLPCGVDSGEYVFMNSRVYLNRSNGLDEMRDSPGESEASMEEDESSFGIHSKRNGESDNGSSFKLLADSIQKFGDIYEKIENNKRQQMAELEKMRMDFQKELEVQKKQILEKAHAEIAKIRQEEEDDNVADDNDDDDDEATDGSDENLGG; encoded by the coding sequence ATGGGcgataatgaagatgatgatgatgctaGATACCCTCCAAGACAGTACTCTACAAATCATCAATCGGCTTACCAGTCTTCTTCTCGCCCGCATCCGTCCAATCGAAACCCTACTTACGTTAACGGCGGTTATCGCGATGAAGACGAATACGAAttggaggaagaagatgaaggacTCAACACTGAACCTGACGATCAAGAAGACGAAGATGACTATGATGATGGTGCGGGAAATGGGTATAATAAGCGAAAGAAGCGGAAGTTGGAGTCATTAGTTTCCAACTATGAGTTCGTCGCTCGCAAGCCTCCACAGAATGTTAGAAATCCGACCGGTGATTGGACAGAGCAATCCACTTTAGAGCTTCTAGAAGCATGGGGTGAGAGATTCTTAGAATTAGGTAGGAAGAGCTTGAGGTCTGAGGATTGGCAAGAATTAGCAGAGAAAGTCTCGGATTCTTCCAAGGTCGATTGGACAGAAACTCAATGTCGAAACAGATTGGACACGTTGAAGAAGAGGTATAGGAAGGAGAAAGCGAAGATGGAAGGAAACAACAGTCAATGGATTCTCTTCAAGAAAATGGATATGTTGTTGAATCCTTCAGCTATGCAACAAGGTGGGCTTCCCTGTGGTGTTGATTCGGGAGAATACGTGTTCATGAACTCTAGAGTATATCTGAACAGGTCGAATGGGTTGGATGAAATGAGAGACAGTCCAGGAGAATCTGAAGCTTCTATGGAAGAAGATGAGAGCTCATTTGGAATCCATTCAAAAAGGAATGGAGAATCTGACAATGGATCGTCCTTTAAGTTGTTGGCAGATTCAATTCAGAAGTTTGGTGATATATATGAGAAGATTGAGAATAACAAGAGGCAGCAAATGGCGGAGCTGGAGAAGATGAGAATGGATTTCCAAAAAGAATTGGAGGTTCAGAAGAAGCAGATTCTTGAGAAGGCTCATGCAGAAATCGCCAAAATAAGacaagaagaggaagatgatAATGTCGCTGATgacaatgatgatgatgatgatgaagccACAGATGGCTCTGACGAGAACCTTGGTGGATAA